The Leptospira paudalimensis region CAGAAAGGATCCAATCCGGAATCCAATGGACAAATTGTAACCCAGACTTAGAAACATCATAAAAGAAAAAAAGACCCACCGATAGAATCGTCGTAAACGCAGAGGACAATGCAGAGATGACAACCACTGCACCCACACGTTTTTGGACTACAATGAGAAAAGAGGAAACAATCGGTAAAAAGATAATGATGGATAAAATTTGTTCCGGCACCTTACACCCCCCTTGTTAATAAATACACTAAGATACAAAATGTACCAAGAACCACATACAATGCATAGTCACCAATGAACCCAGATTGGAGCCTACGCAATCCATTGGCGATGACTCCAAAACTACCACCAATCCCGAGAAAAAAACGATCTAGGATTTTGACATCAAAGGTATAAGCAATTCCTTTTGATAGGAAGACATACGGTTTCACAAAAAGTACATCATAGAGTTCATCAATGTAGTATTTATGAAAGAGAATCTTACGAAAACCGGTATGTTCCTCGAGGATCGGACTTTGTTTCCTTTGGTAAATGAGATATGCTAAGATAAGTCCAATACTTGCGATTCCAACAGAAAATGCCGCAAGGGAAATCTCAACTTCATGAGTGAGTTCCGCGTGATGGGTAAAGGTTCCCATTTGGTTTGCAAGCATGGTTCCTCGTTCCAAAACAGGAGCAAAGTATCGTTCCAAAGTTTCAATGTGTAAAAAGAAATGAGGAGTGAGGAAAAACCCACTCAAAACCGCTCCTACCGCTAATACCACAAGAGGGAATGTCATGGTCCAAGGGGACTCATGTACTTTGTGATGCGTGTCTGTATTGTCCTTTCCAAAGAAAACCACAAATACAAGGCGGAACATATAAAACGAAGTGAAAAATGCAGCCACAACACCAACTGTCCAAAGGATGGAACCAAACGCACCGTAGGTGTAAGTTTTTTCTAATATTAAATCTTTTGAGAAAAATCCAGAAAACGGGAAAAAACCTGCAATCGCTAACGTTCCGAGTAAGAAGGTTAAGGATGTGATTTTGATTTTTCCAAAGAGCTGCCCCATGTGTTTGATGTTTTGTTCATGGTGGAGTGCATGGATGACAGAACCCGCACCCAGGAATAACAATGCTTTGAAAAACGCATGAGTCATTAAATGGAAAAGTCCCGCTACATAACTCATGCTACCCATGGCAAGGAACATAAAACCAAGTTGGGATACAGTTGAGTAAGCGAGGATTTTTTTAATATCGTTTTGCAAAAGACCAATCGTTGCTGCAAATAAAGCAGTGAGTGCTCCAATACAAGCAATAAAAAAGGAAGTATCAGGTGCGAGGTAAAATACAAAGTTGAGTCGTACAATGAGAAACACTCCCGCAGTCACCATCGTGGCCGCATGGATGAGTGCCGATACAGGTGTTGGGCCTGCCATCGCATCTGGTAACCAAACATAAAGTGGGATCTGTGCTGACTTACCCATCGCTGCAATGAAAAAGAAAAGGGCAATGAGATTGGCATAAGAAGCAAACTGAGATAACTCACTCAAATTGGTTTGTAAGGTAAGGTATTGCAAACTCCCACCTAACCAAAAAAGAAACCCTGTACCTAAGATAAATCCAACATCCCCAATTCGGTTTAAGATAAATGCCTTCATCCCTGCTTCTGCCGCAGAAGATTTATCAAAATCAAATCCGATCAGTAAGTAAGAAGCAAGACCAACACCTTCCCAACCAAGGAAGGTCAAAACCAAATTGTCACTAAGGACAAGGTTCAACATACAAAAAATAAATAGATTGAGGTAAGCAAAAAAACGATTATAACCAGGATTCCCCTTCATATAGCCCATCGAATACAAATGGATGAGTGATCCAATGCCTGTGATGATGAGAGTCATGTACAAAGAGAGTTGGTCGATTTGGTAACCAAAGGAAGTTTTAAAATCTCCAATCACAATCCAATCAAACACTGGCACAAGGTGTGGCGCAGTTCGTTCCATTGGATTAAATTCGTTAAACGCACCTAAGGTGACAAGGAATGGGATAAAAACCGCGAGAGTTCCAATGGCTCCAGCAAATCGGTGTGGGATTCGATCTTTTAGGAGTCCATTATGCAAAAAACCAAGCAGAGGGAGTAGAACAACGATTGGAAATAAATCTAACATAGGATTACCATCTCATCGATTGGAGTTCATCCACGTTCGTGGATTTTTTGTGACGGAAGATTGCAATGACAAGAGCAAGGCCCACAGCTGCTTCCGCTGCAGCGATTGCCATCACAAAGAAAACAATGGTTTCCCCATTGATATGAGATAAAGCTTTGGAGAAGGTAACAAAGACTAAATTCACCGAATTTAGGATGAGTTCCACAGACATAAAAATGATCACAATGTTTCGCCTGATGAGAACTCCAAGAACCCCAATGGAAAACAGGATTCCCGCAAGGCCGAGGAGATAGTGAACGGGGATTCCGTTAATAACTGGATTCATAAAACAGTATCCTTTGTTTGGTCGATTTCTGTGAGTTTCTTTTTGGCAAGGATCACTGCCCCAAGGACTGCCACAAGGAGCAAAATCGAAATCATTTCAAATGGCAAAAGGTAATCTAAATAAGTAGAAGCTCCTACCGTTGCCACGTTGCCTTTCGCATTCACAGTGGTTGTTCCTTGGATGGGAAAGGAATACTCTGTATTCTCATACCCTTTTCCCATTTGTTCCGAATGAGGGACACCGGTAGTGAGTGCGGAATACAGTAAGAAAAAAAATCCAATCACAAATATGGTTAGTAATACCAAACGAATGGGGTGTTTACGGTAACGGGAAAGTGTTTCTGCCCTTTGGGAAAGTAACATGAGAACAAACACAACAAGTACCATAATCGCACCAGCATAGACTAACACCTGCATAGTGGCTATAAACAAGGCTCCCATAATCCCATAAATCCCTGCGAGGGAAAAAAAGGTGAAGACAAGTGAGACAGCGGAAACCACAGGATTTTTTTGGAAAATCACACTAAGAGCAGTGATCACTGTTACAGTGCCAAAAAAAACAAAAAGTAATAGAGATGGTGAAGTTTCTAGGTTCATATAAATAATTTCATCCATCCTTCTTTCCAATACACCGTGTAAATGGAAGCAAAGCACACAACAAAAAGCCCCCACGGGATCATCTTTTTCCAACCGAGTTTCATGAGTTGGTCATAACGAAACCTTGGAAGTGTCCAACGCACCCAAATGAACAAAAAGGCAAAAAACAATACCTTTAGGATAAAAAACCCAAGTCCTATAAACGCTTGGTATTCTGATCCGGCCCCAATATGGAATGGTACATTATAACCACCAAAGAAAAGTAAGGTGGTAAGACATGACATGGTAATCATATTCATGTATTCTGCCAAAAAGAAAAGAGCAAACTTAAATGCTCCATATTCAGTATGAAAACCAACCACAAGTTCCGACTCGGCTTCTGCTAAATCAAAAGGCAAACGGTTTGTTTCCGCAAACATAGCCGTCACATAAATAAAAAAGGCAACAAAACCAGGTGGGGATAAGATATTCCACATATCCTTTTGGGAGTCACTGATGTCTGTGAGTTTTAAGGAACCAGTCATAATCACAATCGATACAATGGAAAGTCCCATTGGAAGTTCGTAACTGATCATCTGAGCAGTCGACCGAACTCCACCGAGTAACGAGTATTTGTTGTTACTGGACCATCCTGCAATCATGATCCCATAGACAGAAAGAGATGAAATGGCAAGCATATACAATACCCCAGAGTCTGGGTTTGCAATTTGTAAGTCGATGGTTGAAACACCCGTAAGAGTTTTTAGCCACTCAGGTGCGGGAAGAGTCCCACCAAAGGGAATCACAGCCCATGCCATAATCGCACAAGTCATTGAAATTGTGGGAGCAAGGAGATACATTCCCTTGGATACATTCTTTGGAAATATTTCTTCTTTTGCGATGAACTTAATCCCGTCAGCCAAAGGTTGGAAAATCCCAAAAGGACCCGCACGGTTAGGTCCTGGTCTGTCCTGGATAAATCCAGCAAACTTTCGTTCGGCGAGGGTATAATACGCCACACCGGTTAAAATTACAAAAAATAAAGAGAGGATCTTAATCCCCCAAGCAAGTATTAAAGCCCAGTCCATCGTATTTGGTGACCTTTAGTGAGAAACACTCACTTCCTTTTTCAATCGAAGAGAAAACTCTTCCTTAAATTTCGTCATCGTAGGCCGAACTGCCATCACACAAGCATCCGCTAACGGACAAATGGTGGTGCCACCTTCCATATTTCGGGAAAGTGAAAAGATGAGTTCTACATCCTTTTCTGTCCCTTCTCCCACTTTGATTTTATGGAGAAGGTCTTTGACCCAATGTGTACCTTCACGACATGGTGTACACTGCCCACACGATTCATGAGAATAAAATTCAGCCAATCGGTAGGTGGTTTCCACAAGATCAGTTTCTTCCGATAAAATGATCACTGCCCCGGAACCTAACATTGATTTGAGGGAGGCAATGGATTCATAATCCATAGTGGCTGTCATCGCTTCTTCTGCCGTTAAAATCGGAGAAGAACTTCCACCAGGGATCACTGCTTTTAAGGATTTGTCGTTTTTGATCCCACCGCAGATGTCATAGATGAGTTCCTTCATGGGAGTTCCCATTTCCACTTCATAAATCCCTGGTTTTTTCACATGCCCACTGACAGCAAAAAGTCTAGTCCCAGGTGATTTTTCAGTTCCAATTTTTTTGTATTCTTCCCCCGTCATACGGATGATATGTGGGACATTACAAAAGGTTTCCACATTGTTCACAACCGTTGGGCATGCATACAAACCCGATACCGCAGGGAATGGAGGTTTGAGGCGTGGGTGGCCCCTCCGACCTTCAAGAGAATTGATGAGAGCCGACTCTTCTCCACAGATATAAGCACCTGCACCTGAATAGACAGCCAAATCAAAATCATACCCAAGGCCTAAGATATTCTTTCCAAGAAGTCCTGCTTTGTAAGCTTCTTCCACGGCAGTTTCCACAATCCGAATCCCTTTGTGAAATTCACCACGGATGTAGATATAACCTTGGTGGGAGTCAATGGCTTTTGCAGCAATGATCATCCCTTCAATAAGCATATGAGGGAATCGTTCGATGAGCATCCTGTCTTTGAATGTACCTGGTTCCCCTTCGTCCCCATTGCAGATTAAGTATTTTGGTTTGTCGGTTTTAGGGATGAATCCCCATTTGTTTCCTGTTGGAAACCCAGCTCCACCACGACCACGAAGCCCAGAATTTTTGACATCGTTTACGATTTGTTCGGCGGTCATTTCAGAGATTGCTTTTTTTAAACTTTCATACCCACCCACCGATTGGTAGTGCTTTAATGTATGAGAATCTCCGGCTGAAATATGTGTTGTGAGTAAGGTTTTAAGTCCCATGTTATCCTTCTTTTTCCAATTCAGAAAGAACCTTTTCGATGGATTCTGGAGTTAAATTTTCATAGTATTTGTCATTGATCTGAGCGACAGGTCCAAACCCACAAGCACCTAAACACTGAACTTCATCCACAGTATATTTTTTGTCCTTTGTGGTTTCCCCTTTTCCAATTCCAAATTTGGAACAAACATGTTCTGTGATGGAATCAGATCCTGCCAGATAACAAGAGATATTTGCACAAACTTGGATGTGGAATTTCCCAACAGGTTTTTTATTGTACATGGTGTAAAATGTAGCCACACCGTGCACATGTGCGAGGGATACTGGTTCGCCAATCCGATCGGCGATGTATTGCATCCCTTCTGTGTCCACAAAACCTTTGTCAGCTTGTAATAAAAAGAGA contains the following coding sequences:
- the nuoK gene encoding NADH-quinone oxidoreductase subunit NuoK, which produces MNPVINGIPVHYLLGLAGILFSIGVLGVLIRRNIVIIFMSVELILNSVNLVFVTFSKALSHINGETIVFFVMAIAAAEAAVGLALVIAIFRHKKSTNVDELQSMRW
- the nuoF gene encoding NADH-quinone oxidoreductase subunit NuoF, with product MGLKTLLTTHISAGDSHTLKHYQSVGGYESLKKAISEMTAEQIVNDVKNSGLRGRGGAGFPTGNKWGFIPKTDKPKYLICNGDEGEPGTFKDRMLIERFPHMLIEGMIIAAKAIDSHQGYIYIRGEFHKGIRIVETAVEEAYKAGLLGKNILGLGYDFDLAVYSGAGAYICGEESALINSLEGRRGHPRLKPPFPAVSGLYACPTVVNNVETFCNVPHIIRMTGEEYKKIGTEKSPGTRLFAVSGHVKKPGIYEVEMGTPMKELIYDICGGIKNDKSLKAVIPGGSSSPILTAEEAMTATMDYESIASLKSMLGSGAVIILSEETDLVETTYRLAEFYSHESCGQCTPCREGTHWVKDLLHKIKVGEGTEKDVELIFSLSRNMEGGTTICPLADACVMAVRPTMTKFKEEFSLRLKKEVSVSH
- the nuoL gene encoding NADH-quinone oxidoreductase subunit L, translating into MLDLFPIVVLLPLLGFLHNGLLKDRIPHRFAGAIGTLAVFIPFLVTLGAFNEFNPMERTAPHLVPVFDWIVIGDFKTSFGYQIDQLSLYMTLIITGIGSLIHLYSMGYMKGNPGYNRFFAYLNLFIFCMLNLVLSDNLVLTFLGWEGVGLASYLLIGFDFDKSSAAEAGMKAFILNRIGDVGFILGTGFLFWLGGSLQYLTLQTNLSELSQFASYANLIALFFFIAAMGKSAQIPLYVWLPDAMAGPTPVSALIHAATMVTAGVFLIVRLNFVFYLAPDTSFFIACIGALTALFAATIGLLQNDIKKILAYSTVSQLGFMFLAMGSMSYVAGLFHLMTHAFFKALLFLGAGSVIHALHHEQNIKHMGQLFGKIKITSLTFLLGTLAIAGFFPFSGFFSKDLILEKTYTYGAFGSILWTVGVVAAFFTSFYMFRLVFVVFFGKDNTDTHHKVHESPWTMTFPLVVLAVGAVLSGFFLTPHFFLHIETLERYFAPVLERGTMLANQMGTFTHHAELTHEVEISLAAFSVGIASIGLILAYLIYQRKQSPILEEHTGFRKILFHKYYIDELYDVLFVKPYVFLSKGIAYTFDVKILDRFFLGIGGSFGVIANGLRRLQSGFIGDYALYVVLGTFCILVYLLTRGV
- a CDS encoding NADH-quinone oxidoreductase subunit J family protein, with the translated sequence MDEIIYMNLETSPSLLLFVFFGTVTVITALSVIFQKNPVVSAVSLVFTFFSLAGIYGIMGALFIATMQVLVYAGAIMVLVVFVLMLLSQRAETLSRYRKHPIRLVLLTIFVIGFFFLLYSALTTGVPHSEQMGKGYENTEYSFPIQGTTTVNAKGNVATVGASTYLDYLLPFEMISILLLVAVLGAVILAKKKLTEIDQTKDTVL
- a CDS encoding NADH-quinone oxidoreductase subunit NuoE family protein; the encoded protein is MAYQFSQESEKRFQRLIPQFPSKRSLILPCLFLLQADKGFVDTEGMQYIADRIGEPVSLAHVHGVATFYTMYNKKPVGKFHIQVCANISCYLAGSDSITEHVCSKFGIGKGETTKDKKYTVDEVQCLGACGFGPVAQINDKYYENLTPESIEKVLSELEKEG
- the nuoH gene encoding NADH-quinone oxidoreductase subunit NuoH; the protein is MDWALILAWGIKILSLFFVILTGVAYYTLAERKFAGFIQDRPGPNRAGPFGIFQPLADGIKFIAKEEIFPKNVSKGMYLLAPTISMTCAIMAWAVIPFGGTLPAPEWLKTLTGVSTIDLQIANPDSGVLYMLAISSLSVYGIMIAGWSSNNKYSLLGGVRSTAQMISYELPMGLSIVSIVIMTGSLKLTDISDSQKDMWNILSPPGFVAFFIYVTAMFAETNRLPFDLAEAESELVVGFHTEYGAFKFALFFLAEYMNMITMSCLTTLLFFGGYNVPFHIGAGSEYQAFIGLGFFILKVLFFAFLFIWVRWTLPRFRYDQLMKLGWKKMIPWGLFVVCFASIYTVYWKEGWMKLFI